In Camelus dromedarius isolate mCamDro1 chromosome 7, mCamDro1.pat, whole genome shotgun sequence, the sequence TTCATAGGACattgcaaaaaaatatatatgtatgtatatattcaggGAGGTCCAGTGTACTTTTCACCCAATTCCCCTCAATGGTAACCTCTTGCATAACTACAAAAGAGTATCAAAACCAGGCAACTGACACTGGTACAACCCACAGAGCTTATCAGATTTCACCGGCTATGCACAcactcctttgtgtgtgtgtgtggtgtgtgtgtgcagtctGATCACATGTGTAGGTTCCTACTACCACCACtgcagtcaagatacagaacagttccatcaccacaaagtGCTCCCCTGTGCTACCCTTTCCAACCTCCCACCTGCCCTATTCcctaacccctggtaaccactactgTGTTCTCCATCTgtctaattttgtcatttcaagaatgatATGTAAATGGACTCATCCAGTAGGTAACCTTTTGAGTTGGCTTTTCCCAGTCAGCATAATTCCCTTGAGATCCATCAGAGTGATATATGTATCTGtagttccttcttttttattgctgagtagttcCATGGTATGGGTGTGCATAGTTTGTTTAACTATCCACCCATTTGAAGTGAATTGAGTTGGTTCTAGTTTTTGATTATTATGAATAGACCTGCAGTGAACATTTGTATACAGTTCCTACAAAATTTTAATACCACAAATACCCTGCATATCTGGCCCATGGGAGGCCACAAACCACTGTAATAGCTAAGATATTTCTGCCCCCCTCCAAGAGAATGCATAGAACAGACCAATGCAATAGAATAAAAGAACTGAGAAACAAACCCACGAATATATGTATCCTTCACAGAAAGATGGTACCACTGAGCAGTGGAAAGGTTTCCTTTTTAGTAAATGGAACTGGTGCAATTGCATCTTAATGTGAAAAGTTACAAATTTTTGGCCCAAACCTGTCACCATAAAACAAAATCAGTGCTAGGAAGGTAAATGTAAAAggcataataaattataaatacatatatacatacataaagcaAGCAAGCTTTGAAAGATAATGTAAGACTATCTATCTTGATGTGTTTCAACTAGGGGAAATTTTCCTAAAAAGGACATAGGAAGCAATAATTATTAAGGAAAAGATTGATGGATTGACATATATTAAAATTAGGTGTCTGTTTATCAAATTACACCATCTGGTGAGTAAAAAAGGTAACCTCCAGGGTAAAAGATGTATTTGCACACATATAACTGACAAAGGGCTCAGAGCTCCTTCAAGAGAACCAGCTTCAAGGAACACAGGTGACCACAGCCCAGCTGTTACCCCTCCATCTTCCACCAGCTGGTGCAGAGGCCCCAGCACAGCGGGGCACTAATGGAGGCCCCCACCGCAGAGATCAGGATTCCATTCCTCGGCTGGCAACTTTGGCTCAGGGCTGATTGAGCCTTTCTTAGAACTGTGCTCAGTCTGAGACTCTTCCTACCCCAtcctttttcctcccctctctccttcccagggGCAAGTCTGCATCACACAGGAGACTCTCCCTGCCTCCTGTTCTCTCCTCTTTACCCTCCCAGCCTTTTCTCCCCATAAATCTCTTACATGTCTATCCAGTCCTGTCCTGACATCTTCCTGGAGGACCTGAACTGACATAGACTCATTTCCAGAAAAGATCAGGTACTCATaggaatcagtaagaaaaagataaacaacaggtAGAAAAATGGGCACAAGAAAGGAGACCACTCAGATGGCTAACAAGCgtgtgaaaaggtgctcaacctcATCAAtgaacagggaaatgcaaattaaaaccaccagcCGTATCATGACTCACTTATCAGGATAGATGAAATGAAAAGGTCTGAAAAGAGCGAGTGCTGGCGAGGGTGTGGAACAACTAGAACTCACAGACCCTGCTGGCAGGAGGATGAAATCCAACAGCCACCTCGGCAAGTGGTCTGAGATGATCTACTAGAGTTGCAAGACCATGCACGTCTGCTCCCAGGTACGTACCCAAGAGAACCGTGTGCCCACGTGCATCAATAAACACATATGTGTATAGACAAACAACAGATAAGGATGCTCAGAACAGCAATTTGCCTCATTGTCCCAAActgaaaataactcaaatgtccatcaccagcagaaaggagaaagactAGGCTCTGTATTCTTGTGAAGAAAAGTTATACAAattatgcaaaagaataaattacactTATAGGCGACAATGTGGATGAAACTCATAAACTTGGTGTTGAGGCAAAAAAGCTTAGACAAAAAAAGATAtcggtatgattccatttatagaaagTTCAAAGACAACAGCAAAACCAAACTGCAGCATTCAGAACTGTGGGGTCAGGTGGTCAGATgataaggagaaggaagggagaggtcACCATAAAAGGCAAGTTGTATTTCCCTTTGCAGAGGAGAGGGAGTCACCAGAAGGGgtgtgaagggaagggaaggtgcTGGCAAGATTCTCTTTTTCCACCTGAGGAGGGTAGTGTTTACACAGGTGTTTCCTTTGTGACAAATCAATGTTGATGTCCTTTCCTCTATATGTGTCCAATAAAAAAGGTGGGGGAAAAACACTTTCTCATAATGACAGTCACCAGCCTGGGCAATGCTAGACGTAGATCATAATTATCTCCAATGGTTAAATCCAAGGACTTTTTTCAGGGGACATTACCCCTTCTGGGACTGTGGTAGGCTGAAAAATGGTCCCAAAGACACCAGGTTCTAATGCCTGGAAACTGTAGctgttaccttatttggaaaaatgatctttgcagatgtggttaaggATTCTGGATTAGCTGGGTGGGCCCTAAACGTAACCACAGGTATCCTTATGAGAGCAGGGTCGAGGAAGACTTGACTCCGCACACAGAGGATGTGAAGAGGGCCAACGCTGGAGTGGTGTGGCCAGAAGCCAAagaatgctggcagccaccagaagctggcaAGGCAAGGggcagtctctttcctagagcctcaGTGgggtcctgctgacaccttgattttggcctggTGATACTGATTCAGATCTCTGGCATCCCGAACTGAGAGAGAccacatttctgttttgttttgctttgttttgttttgttttgttttttgagtggggtgattaggtttatttatttattttttagtggaggtactgggcattgaacccagactttgtgcatgctaagcactgcactctaccactgaactataccctttTCCCCAAACACAGTATATTTAGCTCTTTCTCAGTCCCATAGCAGCAACCTGTGCTCTAGGATCctgttaaaatgaagattctgattcagtgactCTGGCGTGGGTGGGGCCTGAGTTCAGGCACTTTTAACAAACCCCAAAGTGATGCTGATGCCGCTGGTCtgcggaccacactttgagtagcaagagcCTAAACCCACTTGTCGAAATTAAGCAGCCACCTGGTAGACAGTAGTGTCCTTAGGAGGGAGGCAAAGGCCGCTCTGTTCACAAAACCAACATTATAGGGAAGTGATGGAAAAGTAACACTTTTCTGAATGTACAACAGGACTGCACATATTTCAAGCTGTGAGTTCACTTTGTGTATTTGAAGTTGCTGTTAACTTTGACGTTTGCTTGTTGTTAAGATTTGATAAGGATCTTACCAGGTGGGAGAAGTCATTTGAGAGTGTAGTCAGTCTTATTCATCTGCGTGGCTCCCCTGGGGATTAAGAGCCATCTGGTGCTGTGAACTTCAGACTGCAGAGAACTTCCTGTGTGGTCTGCACAGGTGTGTGTGTCGAATCAGCCAGGGTGTGCCTTCATCTAGCTGTCCGGGCCCCATCCCACGTCTTCCCACTCGAGGGTGGGGCCTTGGAATCTGTATTCTTAACAAGTTCACACCACCCCACTCTCATTCACAAGTGAATCTGATGGGAATTTCTGGCCCAGATGTTTTCTGAGGTCTCGTCCACCACCTGCACTTCTATGATTTCACATTCCACTGTCAGCAAAAGCTGAGCAGCTGTGGGGGTTGGTGGAGGAGGGTAGCAGGCAGAGTTAAGAAAAGTTAAATGCTTTGAAAACTACATACCGATCAGCATGATGACCAAGTTTGCCGCTCCGTATTTCTCTATCTCGTGAATCCAGTGGGGAACAGACTCGAATGTGGACTGCCGGGTGAGGTCGTAGGCGATGATGGCCGCGTGGGCGCTGCGGTAATAGCTCTGGGTGATGGTCCGGAAGCGCTCCTGGCCAGCGGTGTCCCACACCTGCATCTGGAGAAGGGCGGGGAAGGGGGGTCTGCATCAGGAGCTCCCACGCCCCATGAGGACCTGCTCACCTCAGTTGTTTCCTGAGTCTCACTTCTAGGGCCCAGGAGTCTGCTGCTCCCAAGGTAACCTAAATGTGCTCTCAGGTTGGGAGCTACCACCTAAGGGATCCTTCAGTCGGAGAGGTGGATCCAGTGTCCTGGGGTCTGGTGTTCTTTTGTCTTTCCACCACACTCATCCCTTCATCCAGATTTTGGGGTTTATCTTTTGAGCCTGACCATTGATATGAACACTGGCAAAGGTGATAGCATTGGCTGAACTCttgattttaaaagatcactcagCTGTTCATGGATAGAAGCGTCCTTATAATACTCCCTTCCAAATTACCATCCCAGGCAGTGGCACCAATTGATATTCCTCCACCAGTAGTGTGTAAAGGTACTCGTTTCTTCACACTCtcacattatttataaattatattatagagttatttttaaaagaaagtttgcaaacatacacaaaaatagaataaaacagtGACCCCCTCATATATCCATAGTATTATCAAAATTTTGCCCCCCTTGCTTCACATAGCCCTTTCTGTTGATTTCTTTGAGGTGTTATTTTAAAGAGAATCCCAAACTTCATGTCATTTCATCCCCACTCACATCAGTATACATTCTTatagggggcagggtatagctcaagtggcagagtgtgtacttagtatgcacgaggtcctgggttcagtccccagtacctccactgaaaaattaaacctaattacctcaccactgcaaaaaaaaaaaaaaaaaaaaaggacgttTTCTTACATAACGATGACACCATGATCACTACTAATAAACTTTTCAATAGTGCCTCAGTGTCATTTAATACTCAGACCATattatttgacacaacattgtaaaaagactataactcaataaaagaaagtaaaaaaaaaaatactcagactGTATTAAAATTTTCCTGATTGGCTCCAAAATGTCTTTTTACTATTGTTTCTATTTAGGAAGGATCCCAAACAAGATCCACTTattacattttcaccaacactTTGTGATCTTTTCTAATCAAACGGGTAAAAGATATTATTTCACTGTTATTTTAGTTTCACTTCTTTAATTATGAGTGACAATGGGCACCTTTACACCTTTACATAAATGTAGGAGCCAGTTCTGATGAAATCTGTGAAGTAGAGGTTTTGACCAATCGGAACTGCCCACTTTTGCATTGGGTTGGTCTTTTTCTTAGATATTTATCAGAGCTCTTTTCCCGTTAAAGAAATTAGCCCTTTGTCAGTTTCATACGTGCaagtgtttctttccagtttgtcATTCAgcttttgactttgtttatggtATTTCTGAGGACATAGAAATTTGACCTTTATACAGCTATATAGAAATGTATAATTTGACCTTTAGATAATTAGATTGagcaatattttcctttatggctCCTGGTCTCTCGTCTTATTTTAAAGCCTGATCTCCCCATTCCACAAAATaaatacttccatttttttcctgctacttttatgatttcatattttatattcagaTCTTTCATTCCTCAGTCACGTGTTTCAGGTTGGGAACCCTGGCTAAAAAGAGGCGGAGCCACCCCTGTGCCCCTCTGACCTTCACTTTCTTGCCATCGATATCAAGGGCACGCACGGTGAAGTCCACCCCAATCGTGTTCTGCTGCCCCTCTGCGTAGACCCCGGATTTGAAATGCTGCACCACACACGTCTTCCCCACATTGGAATCCCCGATGAGGATAATCTTGAACAAATAGTCAAAGTTCTCGTCTGCTGCCCTGGCTGAGCTGGAGAATTGCATGGCTCTTGCCACCTGGAATGGACCAAGGAAGAAAAGGGATTCAGCTTCTCTTTAGTGAACAGCTACCAGGGGGCTGGAACAATTCTCAGCACTCAGGATTGAAGACAGGACAAGACAGAGGGAGGTCACTGCGTCCACAGCTCTAACATTCCTGTGGGAGAAAGACACTAATGACTGGTCAGGTAAGAGGGAGCTGCCCCTGCAAACCCACAC encodes:
- the RAB19 gene encoding ras-related protein Rab-19 → MQFSSSARAADENFDYLFKIILIGDSNVGKTCVVQHFKSGVYAEGQQNTIGVDFTVRALDIDGKKVKMQVWDTAGQERFRTITQSYYRSAHAAIIAYDLTRQSTFESVPHWIHEIEKYGAANLVIMLIGNKCDMWEERHVLFEDACTLAEKYGLLAVVETSAKESKNIDEVFLLMARELIARNSLQLYGEGARSNLCLDSSPVLIAQVPKEKTQCTC